Proteins from a single region of Marinitoga sp. 38H-ov:
- a CDS encoding thiamine diphosphokinase: MKAFIVSGGKPKSSLKFYKNIINESDILIAVDKGIELYKKIDIEPDYLIGDLDSASQESIEWAESNDVEIIKYRPEKDFTDIDLAIDFAIEKNSDNIIISGFLGDRLDHIFGAILLLKKYNKLITFKEEFLEISKVPKNFEMNVKTGETWSIFSLTEKTEGIYLNGFKYSLKNGTLFFNNPIGISNETVNKTIEISYEKGCLVYFRWKNLLGVKNNA; this comes from the coding sequence ATGAAAGCATTTATTGTTTCCGGTGGAAAACCTAAAAGTTCATTGAAATTCTATAAAAATATTATCAATGAATCTGATATTTTAATTGCAGTTGATAAAGGAATTGAATTGTATAAAAAAATTGACATAGAACCCGACTATCTAATAGGAGACTTAGATTCTGCATCTCAAGAATCTATTGAATGGGCTGAATCTAATGATGTAGAAATTATAAAATATAGACCTGAAAAAGATTTTACTGATATAGATTTGGCAATTGATTTTGCAATTGAGAAAAATTCAGATAATATTATTATATCTGGATTTTTAGGCGATAGATTAGATCATATTTTTGGTGCAATCTTATTACTTAAAAAGTATAATAAACTGATTACTTTCAAAGAAGAATTTTTAGAAATTTCAAAAGTACCTAAAAATTTTGAGATGAATGTAAAAACGGGCGAAACATGGTCAATATTTTCTTTAACCGAAAAAACAGAAGGTATTTATTTAAATGGTTTTAAATATTCTTTAAAAAATGGAACTTTATTTTTCAACAATCCAATCGGAATTAGCAATGAAACTGTAAATAAAACAATAGAAATTTCTTATGAAAAAGGATGTTTAGTTTATTTTAGGTGGAAGAATCTTTTAGGAGTGAAAAATAATGCCTAA
- the corA gene encoding magnesium/cobalt transporter CorA: MPKIKKYTKKLGTPPATLIYTGKFYEDVEIEIFDYDKDKYNFIRTKNIEECFLKKEEKKTRWINFIGIHDTNSVKILCDQYNIDPLVVEDILNIHQHPKIEVFDEYIFIVLKMLSFNNVTSSVEIEQISVILGKDYIITFQEKKGDVFDFVRKRIKSNNGIIRKKKNDYLLFALMDSIIDFYFVILEEFEEILNNIEENLLIKSSPEKEKELYYIKKNLNIIIKSILHMKDVITLIINDKPNLIKDSYPYFKDLFDHIIQIIDMFEILINSANDLFNFYLYIVNNKMNSVMKILTIISTIFIPLTLITGIYGMNFKYMPELESKYGYPIVLIVMAIISAIMLYIFKRKKWM; this comes from the coding sequence ATGCCTAAAATAAAAAAATATACTAAAAAACTCGGCACTCCACCAGCAACATTAATATACACTGGAAAATTTTATGAAGATGTTGAAATCGAAATATTTGATTATGATAAAGATAAATATAATTTTATACGTACTAAAAATATTGAAGAATGTTTTTTAAAAAAAGAAGAGAAAAAAACAAGATGGATAAATTTTATAGGTATTCATGATACAAATTCTGTAAAGATATTATGTGATCAATATAATATTGATCCTTTAGTTGTAGAAGATATATTAAATATACACCAGCACCCTAAAATAGAAGTATTTGATGAATATATTTTTATTGTTTTAAAAATGTTATCTTTCAATAACGTTACCTCTTCTGTAGAAATAGAACAAATTAGCGTAATTTTGGGGAAAGATTATATTATCACATTTCAGGAAAAAAAAGGCGATGTTTTTGATTTTGTGAGAAAACGAATAAAATCAAACAATGGAATTATTAGAAAGAAAAAAAATGATTATTTGTTATTTGCTTTAATGGATTCTATAATTGATTTTTATTTTGTTATATTAGAAGAATTCGAAGAAATCTTGAATAATATTGAAGAAAATTTATTGATAAAATCTTCTCCAGAAAAAGAAAAGGAATTATATTATATAAAAAAGAATTTAAATATTATAATTAAATCAATTCTGCATATGAAAGATGTAATTACTTTAATTATTAATGATAAGCCTAATTTAATAAAAGATTCATACCCATACTTTAAAGATTTATTTGATCATATTATACAAATTATTGATATGTTTGAAATACTCATAAATTCTGCAAACGATTTATTTAACTTCTATTTATATATAGTAAATAATAAGATGAACTCTGTAATGAAAATACTTACTATTATTTCAACAATATTTATTCCTTTAACTTTAATCACTGGAATATATGGTATGAATTTTAAATATATGCCAGAACTTGAATCAAAATACGGATATCCTATTGTCCTTATAGTTATGGCTATAATCTCTGCTATAATGTTATATATATTTAAAAGGAAAAAATGGATGTAA
- a CDS encoding iron-containing alcohol dehydrogenase, with product MFFNWESKIDINNVFELRGKTTAYFGVGAINKFKDICEFFNKKGISKVLIVTDEIVYTVTGIKEKVEKYLKEAGIEFVIYYDIKPNPNVNMIDESKKLGLDFGAQAVIGIGGGSHIDTAKSVAILLHEDYKGYTGTDLYELKFVPDAALPIIAINTTHGTGTEVDRFAVASIEEKGYKPAIAYDCIYPIFAIDDPEITKTLPWSQTTYTAIDAINHVTEAATTLVASPYSILLAKETIRLISKYLPIAQENPEDLTARYYLLYASSIAGIAFDNGLLHFTHALEHPLSGIKPDLPHGLGLAMLLPAVVKAIYKAKPEVLAEMYSPIVPNLKGNPEEAEYIAKGIEKWLQSVGVKQKLTDEGFKESDIDKLVYLTFNTPSLDTLLSVAPIEVNEDVVRQIYMDSLYPFNK from the coding sequence ATGTTTTTTAATTGGGAGAGTAAAATTGATATTAATAACGTTTTTGAGTTAAGAGGAAAAACAACAGCATATTTTGGAGTAGGTGCAATAAATAAATTTAAAGATATTTGTGAATTTTTTAATAAAAAAGGTATTTCAAAAGTATTAATTGTTACAGATGAAATAGTTTATACAGTAACTGGTATAAAAGAAAAAGTTGAAAAATATTTAAAGGAAGCAGGTATTGAATTTGTAATATATTATGATATTAAACCAAATCCAAATGTCAATATGATTGATGAATCAAAAAAATTAGGATTAGATTTTGGAGCACAAGCAGTTATTGGAATAGGTGGAGGAAGCCATATAGATACTGCAAAAAGCGTAGCTATATTATTACATGAAGATTATAAAGGTTATACTGGAACTGATTTATATGAATTAAAATTTGTGCCAGATGCAGCATTACCTATAATAGCTATTAATACAACTCATGGTACTGGAACAGAAGTAGATAGGTTTGCTGTTGCAAGTATTGAAGAGAAAGGGTATAAACCTGCTATTGCATATGATTGTATATATCCTATATTTGCAATTGACGACCCAGAAATAACTAAAACATTACCTTGGTCACAAACAACATATACAGCAATAGATGCAATAAATCATGTTACTGAAGCAGCAACAACATTAGTAGCTTCTCCATATTCTATTTTATTAGCTAAAGAAACTATAAGGTTAATTAGCAAATATTTACCAATAGCTCAAGAAAATCCCGAAGATTTAACAGCAAGATATTATTTATTATATGCATCATCAATAGCTGGTATTGCATTTGATAACGGGTTATTACACTTTACACACGCTTTAGAACATCCATTAAGTGGTATAAAACCAGATTTGCCTCATGGTTTAGGTTTAGCAATGTTATTACCAGCAGTAGTAAAAGCTATATATAAAGCAAAACCAGAAGTTTTAGCAGAAATGTATAGCCCAATTGTTCCAAATTTAAAAGGAAATCCTGAAGAAGCAGAATATATAGCTAAAGGAATTGAAAAATGGTTACAAAGTGTTGGAGTAAAACAAAAATTAACAGATGAAGGTTTTAAAGAAAGCGATATTGATAAATTAGTATATTTAACATTTAATACTCCTTCTTTAGATACACTATTAAGTGTTGCACCTATAGAAGTTAATGAAGATGTTGTAAGACAAATATATATGGATTCATTATATCCATTTAATAAATAA
- a CDS encoding Crp/Fnr family transcriptional regulator: MHPLVGQFSKLEIFRKLKLSEIEKLLEKNLLIIKKYEKDSLVKARGEILNEVMILIAGKVITEMTELDGKVIQIEDMKAPTILALGATFSKDSILPVDIITTEQSLIAYIQKEIVFDLCMENKEFLKELVMHLGTKFNFISQKLWFITLNNLKSKILFYLNELRKNNEKSIVLDYSIEQLSHLFGVTRPALSRAFSKLEEEGIIKKDGNIIHIIDEDIFINFSSN; this comes from the coding sequence ATGCATCCATTGGTAGGACAATTTTCTAAATTAGAGATTTTTAGAAAATTAAAATTATCTGAAATAGAAAAATTACTTGAAAAAAATTTATTAATTATAAAAAAGTATGAAAAAGATTCGTTGGTTAAAGCTAGGGGAGAAATATTAAATGAGGTTATGATATTAATAGCAGGGAAAGTAATAACTGAAATGACCGAATTAGATGGAAAAGTAATACAAATAGAAGATATGAAAGCCCCCACAATTTTAGCGCTAGGAGCAACATTTTCTAAAGATTCAATACTTCCTGTAGATATAATAACAACAGAACAGTCTTTGATTGCGTATATTCAAAAAGAAATAGTTTTTGATTTATGTATGGAAAATAAAGAATTTTTGAAAGAATTAGTAATGCATTTAGGTACTAAATTTAATTTTATATCTCAAAAACTATGGTTTATTACATTAAATAATTTAAAAAGTAAAATACTTTTTTATTTAAATGAATTACGAAAAAACAATGAAAAATCAATTGTCTTAGATTATTCAATTGAACAATTATCCCATTTATTTGGAGTTACAAGACCAGCTTTATCAAGGGCATTTTCAAAACTTGAAGAAGAAGGTATAATAAAAAAAGATGGAAATATAATACATATAATTGATGAAGATATATTTATTAATTTCTCCTCAAA
- a CDS encoding NAD(P)H-hydrate dehydratase, whose translation MHILTSEEMKKIDELTSKEYGISSEVLMEQAAISIYNEIIKEFNKQTHLLFVLGTGNNGGDGLAAARLLYNEGYRNIKIAITGNNKSKLFQKQYDTLIKFGFNNFIEIDNNFNNHVSTSECIIDGIVGIGLNGELKKETQEVIETINKYKRGYVISIDIPSGIDSNTGKVLGNAVMADKTITFGSYKLGHIFFPGREYSGKVVVSPLSFPKSLFNISHRELVTKEMVKSLLPKRPKFSHKFDFGNVLILAGSSEFPGASVLSAIGAQKIGTGLVKLITPSALSSSILLHEPGIIYKSLNKKFFSLKDLDLISKDIRKASVIVIGPGLGRSNETMQFVRAVVENSKVPIVVDADALYAVDALKLRDNIVLTPHVGEMQRIVRTDEIDVRQNYEYTEYFAKYRKATILFKDVTTIITNGEKTLFNITGNTALSKGGSGDLLTGIIAGLIAQKLSVLEASIVASYLSGRTAEILSSEKSEYFTTPIDIAKNLYKALTEVLNA comes from the coding sequence ATGCATATATTAACATCAGAAGAAATGAAAAAAATAGATGAATTAACTTCTAAAGAATATGGAATAAGTTCAGAGGTTTTGATGGAACAAGCTGCTATTTCTATATATAATGAAATAATAAAAGAGTTTAATAAACAAACCCATTTATTATTTGTTTTAGGAACTGGAAATAATGGTGGAGATGGATTAGCAGCTGCTAGACTATTATATAATGAGGGGTATAGAAATATAAAAATTGCTATAACAGGTAATAACAAAAGCAAATTATTCCAAAAACAATATGATACTTTAATTAAATTCGGATTTAATAATTTTATTGAAATTGATAATAATTTCAATAATCATGTAAGCACATCAGAATGTATAATAGATGGTATTGTTGGAATAGGTCTAAATGGAGAATTAAAAAAAGAAACGCAAGAAGTAATTGAAACTATTAATAAATACAAAAGAGGATATGTTATATCAATTGATATTCCTTCTGGGATTGATTCAAATACAGGAAAAGTTTTAGGTAATGCTGTAATGGCAGACAAAACTATAACATTTGGTAGTTATAAGTTGGGACATATATTTTTCCCAGGAAGAGAATATTCAGGAAAAGTAGTAGTTTCACCATTATCTTTTCCAAAATCATTATTTAATATTTCACATAGAGAATTAGTAACAAAAGAAATGGTTAAATCTTTGTTACCCAAAAGACCTAAATTTTCTCATAAATTTGATTTCGGAAATGTTTTAATATTAGCAGGTTCTTCTGAATTCCCTGGTGCATCAGTTTTATCTGCTATAGGTGCACAAAAAATAGGCACTGGACTTGTTAAATTAATTACACCTTCCGCATTATCTTCAAGTATTTTATTACACGAACCTGGTATTATTTATAAATCTTTAAATAAGAAGTTTTTCTCACTAAAAGATTTAGATTTAATATCAAAAGATATAAGAAAAGCATCTGTTATTGTTATTGGTCCAGGACTTGGACGTTCTAATGAAACAATGCAATTTGTTAGAGCTGTTGTGGAAAATTCTAAAGTACCTATTGTTGTTGATGCTGACGCTTTATATGCTGTTGACGCTTTGAAATTAAGAGATAATATAGTATTAACTCCTCATGTTGGAGAAATGCAAAGAATTGTCAGAACTGATGAAATTGATGTTAGACAAAATTATGAATATACTGAATATTTTGCAAAATATAGAAAAGCTACTATATTATTTAAGGATGTTACTACAATAATTACAAATGGAGAAAAAACACTCTTTAATATTACTGGTAATACTGCTTTATCTAAAGGTGGAAGTGGTGACCTATTAACAGGAATTATTGCTGGCTTAATTGCTCAAAAATTAAGTGTATTAGAAGCAAGTATAGTAGCATCTTATTTATCTGGTAGAACTGCGGAGATTTTAAGTTCTGAAAAATCAGAATATTTTACTACCCCTATTGATATAGCAAAAAACTTATACAAAGCATTAACGGAGGTTCTTAATGCTTAA